A window of Cygnus atratus isolate AKBS03 ecotype Queensland, Australia unplaced genomic scaffold, CAtr_DNAZoo_HiC_assembly HiC_scaffold_170, whole genome shotgun sequence genomic DNA:
TGACAACGCTGACGGAGCGCGTGCAGATGCACACAGAGGATGACAGTGACACAGCGGCGGCCAACTTTGTGCGCTTCTTCCCTGGCTTCATGTGGGCCATGCGGGATTTCGCGCTGGAGCTGTCGCAGGACGGGCGGCGCATCACTGAGGACGAGTACCTGGAGAACGCGCTGCGCCTGCAGCCCGGTACGGTAGCGGCACCGCGGTGTTACGGCAGGGTGACGCCATAAGGCCGCATCCTGATGGCCTCCTCGCGCCGCAGGGAGCAGCCGTGTGGTGCAGGAGCAGAACGAGCTGCGGCGCTGCCTGCGCGACTTCTTCCCTGAGCGCAAGTGCTTTGtgctgccgccgccggccgACATCGAGGCGATGACGCGGCTGGAGGAGCTCGACGAGGGGCAGCTGCGCCCCGGCTTCCTGCGGCAGGCCGACGCCTTCTGCCGGCACGTCTGGGACAAGGCCCCGGTGAAGGCGCTGCCAGGGGGGCAGAAGGTGACGGGCAGCAGTGAGTTGCGGCGGTGTGGGGACGGGCGGCCCCATTTGGGTGCCGTAGGGGGGTGACACCGCCATGGCCTCCTGGCAGTGCTGGCGAGCCTGGCGGAGAGGTACGTGGCGGCCATCGCCAGCAGCGGGGTGCTGTGCCTGGAGAGCGCGGTGATGGCGCTGGCGACGGCCGAGAACacggcggcggtggcggcggcggtggccGAGTACAAGCAGCGCATGGAGCGGGAGCTGAAGCTGCCCACGGCCTCGCAGGAAGCGCTGGGGGACGTGCACCTGCGCTGCGAGCATTGCGCCCTCGCCCTCTTCATGGAGCGTGCCTTCACCCACAACAGTCACCAGTACCAGGAACAGCTGAAGGTGGGTCATAGCAGGGCGCGGTGTGGCACGCGGCATCCTGCGCACTGAGCCACGCATCACCCTGGCAGCACGAGCTGGAGGCGGCCAAGGAGGAGTTCTGCCGGCGCAACGAGGCGGCCTCCGTGGAGCAGTGCCGGGTGCTGCTGCGGGAGCTGTGGCAGGACGTGGAGCAGCGCCTGGACCGCGGGGAGTACGCCGTGCCGGGGGGCTCGCGCCGCTTCCAGGAGCGCCTGCAGGAGCTGATGGAGGAGTACCACCGGTGGCCCGGCAAGGGGGTGAAGGTGAGCACGGTTCCAGTGCCATATGCGCGGTGCCAGTGCTGGTGGCGGTAGTACCCTGATGGCTGCGCCCACCAGGCGGCAGCGGTGCTGGAGGAGTTCCTGCGGGAGCACGAGGTGCTGGCGCGGGCGCTGTGTGCGGCCGACCAGCAGCTGTCAGAGCACGAGAGGGAGCGGGTGGCCGGCGAggcgctggcagcagcagccgtgGCAGCGGCAAAGGAGGCTGCGGAGGCGGCCGAGGCAcggctggaggagcagcagcgtAGCTTCGAGAAGCACAAGCAGGATCTGGAAGAGCAGATGCAGCATGAGCAGCAGGCgatgctggaggagcaggagcgcATCATCGCCCACAAGCAGAAGGTAGACGTGGGGGCACTGTGGTGGCAGCGGTGCTGGGGGCCACTGCGGTGGTGCTGAGCGCCTTCCGTGTGccgcaggagcaggaggcgCTGCTGAAGGAAGGCTTcaaggaagaggctgagaagctgaaggagcagatcaagaagctggagaaggagaaggaggggatCAAGAAGGGGTCGTGCATCCAAAAGCCGCTGCATCTTTTCAGCACTGTCATCGGCCTCTGGGGGCTGTGGCGGGCCGTGATGCCAGTGGTCCTGCGGCTGCTGCGCCTGACGTGACCTTGGTGCAACCCCAATAAATTTCTCTGTGGTGCCACCAGCTTTGGGTTTCCTGGAAAGTGAGGGAATGCAGGTAGCGGccgagcagctgctgccctctgctgaGTCAGCTGGGGGAAGgacggctgggggggggggggcggaggggcaACTTTTTTCTGCCCATACGGCTGCTTTTGGTTTCATTCCTGCGCTTGGAGGCGCCATGAAGGAGCCGCTGTGCCTGGTGCAGAATGGGGCCGacggggtgctgagccccaatGCCAAGGCCCTGGAGGTGCTGCGCGGCATCGGGCAgcccgtggtggtggtggccatCGCGGGGCCCTACCGCACCAGCAAGTCCTTCCTCATGAACCGGCTGGCGCAGCGGCGCACCGGTGAGATAACCGGGGATTAACGGTGTTACCAAAGGATTAACGAAGGATTAATGGAGTTAACGAGAGGGTTAACGGTGGATTAATGGGGCCGGAGGGTCCCGCTCGCCCTCAcaccccttcccagccctgcaggcttCACCCTGGGTCCCACGGTGCAGGCGCAGACCAAGGGGATCTGGATGTGGTGCCTGCTTCGAGAAGCACAAGCAGGATCTGGAGGAGCGGATGCAGCGCAAGCTGCAGGCgatgctggaggagcaggagcgcGTCATCGCCCACAAGCAGAAGGTAGACGTCGGGCACTGCGGTGGTTGTGGTGCTGGGGCCCGCCGCGGCGGCACTGACCCCACTTCGTGTGccgcaggagcaggaggcactGCTGAAGCAATGCTTCCAGCGCGAGGCCGAGGCGCTGTGAGAGCAGATcaagaagctggagaaggagaaggaggagatcAAGAAGGGGTCGTGGATCCAAAGGGCGCTGGATGGGCTCGGCTCATGGTCGCCGACCTCTTTCTGCCGGGCCTGGCGCGGGTCGCGGTCTCGGGGGCCCTGCGGCTGATACAGGGCGTGTTGTGACCTCGGTGCAACCCCAATAAATTCCTGCCTCCAGTTTTGGGTTTCCCAGAAAACGAGGGAATGCAGGAAAGGGCCGAGGAGCTGCCGCCCTCCCTGCCGAGTCAGTCGGGGGCAGGACGAGGAGGGGCTGCTGAGCTTTatttgctggtgctgctgcttttggtttcatttcCGTCCGTGCTCGGAGCAGCAATGGAGGAGCCGCTGTGCCTGGTGCAGAACGGGGCCGacggggtgctgagccccaacCCCGAGGCGCTGGAGGTGCTGCGCGGCATCGGGCAgcccgtggtggtggtggccatCGCGGGGCCCTACCGCACCGGCAAGTCCTTCCTCATGAACCGGCTGGCGCAGCGGCGCACTGGTGAGATGATGCGGGATTAACAATTAACGGGGTTAACGAGGGGGTTAACAGGGGATTAACAGGGTTAACGAAGGGGTTAATGGAGGATTAACGGGGCCGGAGGGTCCCGCTCGCCCTCACAACCCCTCCTGGCCCCGCAGGCTTCGCTCTGGGCCCCACGGTGCAGGCGCAGACCAAGGGGATCTGGATGTGGTGCCTGCCACACCCACGCCGGGCCAACACcaccctggtgctgctggacaccgaggggctgggggacccCAACAAGGtgggtgcggggccgggggggtcgCAGGACCCCCGGATCCAGCCCTGACGACCCCCCCTGGCTGCAGGGCGACAGCCGCAACGACGCCTGGATCTTCACGCTGgcgctgctgctctccagcacccTGGTGTACAACAGCCTCGGCACCATCGACCAGCAGGCGCTGGAGAACCTCGAGTATCCAGTGCTGGGATAGGGGCGAGAAGCGTTTTGGGGGGATTCAGGGGGGGGTTAGGGGAAttttttggggggctgggggggtttAAGGGGATTTGGTGCTTAAGGGTTAACAGGGGAGGGGAGTTTGGGGAATGTTGTGGGGTTTGGGGGATGTTGTGGGTTTTGGGGTGAAGTTGTAGGGTTTGGGGTGGCGTTGTGGGGTTTAGGAGGATGTGAGTTTTAAGGTGATGTTTTGGGGTTGGGGGTGATTTCGGATATTGGGGGGGATTGGAGGTTAAAGGTTGAAAGAGGCAATGCAGGATGTAGGGTGAAGTCGTGGGACTTAGGGAGCATACAAGACTTAGAGGGCGATGTAAGATTTAGGGTGAAGTCGTGGGGTTTAGGGAGCGTACAGGATTTAGGGGACAGTGTAAGATTTAGGGTGAAGTTGTGCAGCTTAGGggggtgttttggggtgggggaatgTCAGATTTTGGGGGATTTGGGCTTTAAGGTTTAATGGGGCAACGTAGGATTTAGGCTGCAGTtttgggatttgggggggaTGCAGGATTTAGGGGGCGATGCGAGATTTAGGGTGAAGTTGTGGGGTTTAAGGTGATAAGGGATTGGGGGGATACAGGTTTTTGGGGTGACGCTGTGGGACTTAGGCGGGACGAGGGATTTAGGCTGATGCCACAGGATTTGGGCAGGGACAGGACTTGGGCTGAAAGTGTGGGGTTTAAGGGGATTTGGGGCTTAAATTTTAACGGGGGGATGCgggatttttttgggggggtgcaGGATGTAGGGGGATGCAGAACTTGGGGGAATTTAGGATGAAGCTGTGGGATTTAGGGGGATGTCAGATTTGGGGGAACACAGGACTTGGGGGGTGATGAGGATTCGGGGTGAAGCTGTGGGATTTGGTGGAGACGCGGGATTTGCGGTGAAACTGGGGTTTGGGTGGGTACACG
This region includes:
- the LOC118261650 gene encoding guanylate-binding protein 1-like isoform X1, translated to MQERAEELPPSLPSQSGAGRGGAAELYLLVLLLLVSFPSVLGAAMEEPLCLVQNGADGVLSPNPEALEVLRGIGQPVVVVAIAGPYRTGKSFLMNRLAQRRTGFALGHTVQAQTKGIWMWCLPHPRRANTNLVLLDTEGLGDPNKGDSCNDTWIFTLALLLSSTLVYNSIGTIDHQALQHLGLVTTLTERVQMHTEDDSDTAAANFVRFFPGFMWAMRDFALELSQDGRRITEDEYLENALRLQPGSSRVVQEQNELRRCLRDFFPERKCFVLPPPADIEAMTRLEELDEGQLRPGFLRQADAFCRHVWDKAPVKALPGGQKVTGSMLASLAERYVAAIASSGVLCLESAVMALATAENTAAVAAAVAEYKQRMERELKLPTASQEALGDVHLRCEHCALALFMERAFTHNSHQYQEQLKHELEAAKEEFCRRNEAASVEQCRVLLRELWQDVEQRLDRGEYAVPGGSRRFQERLQELMEEYHRWPGKGVKAAAVLEEFLREHEVLARALCAADQQLSEHERERVAGEALAAAAVAAAKEAAEAAEARLEEQQRSFEKHKQDLEEQMQHEQQAMLEEQERIIAHKQKEQEALLKEGFKEEAEKLKEQIKKLEKEKEGIKKGSCIQKPLHLFSTVIGLWGLWRAVMPVVLRLLRLT